The region CagccgctgcgccccctgccggGTCGCGCCGCGGCCCTCATAGAGCCCGTTCCTCCGCAACCGACGCTCCTCCGCGTCACGTCGGGAAGAGCTCGGTGCCTCCGCATCTGCGGCTCGGAGGCGGAGGACAAAGAACTGCGCAACGTTCCGCTCGTCACTGCTGGAGGCGGAAGCCGGCGGGACGAGGCTCGAACCCTCAGCCGCCCGTGTCGTTGCTGCCGCCACTGCGGCTTGCGGCCCACATGAAAGACCTGCCTGCATGAGACCTTTGGCAGGAATGAGCTCCACGTGTGTGTCTTCACACACAGTGTTGCTTAATACAGTGGGCTGTGTTTCCGTAACTCTCGGCGTGTTTCGGTCCGCAGTTCCGGCACCGATAAGGCCGGGTGTCCGTCAGCGCTTgccgggccgggccgggccggggCGCGAGGCCGCACGCGGCAAATGTCCCGAACCGCCGCTTGCGCGTCGCTAAACGGGCCGAGGACACGCTTGCCATGGCGACGGGCCCCGCTCCTACCTCTGAACCGGTTCTTGTTCTGCCTGTAGCGGCggaagcagcagaagaccagGACCCCGACGAGGATGAGGAACAGGCCGCCTCCTCCCGCGAGGATCGCTATCATGATGTACATGTCCAAGCCGAAGAGTTTTCGTTCTGAAACGCAAAGAAGGTTCAGCGGAAGCTGCTGTGGATGCTGTTTTCTAAATCCTGCGTGTGACACATAGAGAGCGCAGTAAAGCGAACGTGGACCAGGAGACACACCTGGAGTGAGACCTGGACATGACACCTTGACGGCGTCGCTCTGCGCCGAACGGATTTTGTTTGAGATGCTGCAGGAGAATTCATCAGCTGCCGTTATTTCGGCGAGCTTCAGCGTCAGAGCTGTGCCCGTCTTCTTCGTCTCTTTGTTGTTCTTCAGCCACACGATGTCCGAGCTGGTGCCCTGCGCATCGCAGGTCAGTTTGACCGAGGAACCCGAGCACGTGAACGAGGGCTTGCCGGGTTTCGAAACTTTCTCTGGAAAAATGAAGATATGAAGATGAGCATGATGAACAGCAcagtgatggtgatgatgatgcttAATAATATTGTTGCCTTAAAATATAGCAGGAGACACTTAATGTCATGATCTCTGTCAGTTGTGTGAAAACGCAATACAAAGTGTGCAAAATTACTGCGTTTTTTACAAAAGGAGAATATCACAGTCCGTCGGAGTGTCCATGTTCTGCTCCCCTCACCTCTCACGCACAAGTTCTTCGTTACTGAGTACACCTGTTTTCCACCACTGTTAAACACTTCAGCAGAATATTCTCCTTTCTGCTCCATCGTCACATTGTGCAGGACAACGGATCCATTATCCTCTACatctccttcttttcctgttacgagttttcctttcttttgcttAATGATTGTCACTGTGCTGCGTTTCCAGACCAGTTCATCTTCTGCTTTGGTGTACGGATAACCCAGATCAATGGGCACCCTGTCTCCAACCTCTCCGCTCACATCGCACTTGGCGTCGGCTGTTACTGCAGGAGGTAGAGAAGGTCAGGGAATTAATAAGAGACGCATGCAATGCTGGGAGAAACACCCAGTGACCACATGAACGCTGACCACAACACAAGCACAGATCATCCACACAGTTATTGCATTTAGTGACCAAAAAGTTGTACAgcaggtgtttttttgttttcctctcctcagctgccagctgcctCATCCTAACAGACAGCAGTGACTGCAGCTCCCCTGTGCTGTGTCTTCATACTGTGTTCTGTCTCTTCACGGAACGATTTGACTCAGAAAGATGGAAAGAGCTCAGAGGACCACCGATTTGGACGGAACGGTATTTATTGGACCGGCTGCGGACAAACAGAGCAAGAAGTTGAACCCGCAGCCTTTTCGTCCTCGGCTTCACGGTAAAAAGTGCGGAGGCCTCTCTCCCCAACACCGGCTTTCGTTTTTAGAGGTACTCGAGCTGCGGAGGAGGACGGCGCACAAAATGGCCGCGCTGCGCTGCCGCCAGCTGTCTCTCCACCGGCCGCCCGTGTGGCGTGTGGCGTGTGGCGCCCTTGTGTGTTTCACAAAGGTCAACGAGGAGGTCGAGTGCCGTCTTCATGTGAGAAAACGAAACGGTCCCCACGTGTCCCCAAGCGTCCCCAAGCGTCCTCCCATCCAACTGGTCACCTCTCGGTTCTGAGGGACACCATGAAGGTTATTTCTAAGCAGTGCAGATATTTACAGATTATCAATCTGCAGTCACATGTTCCCCACATTACTGCACTcacaaataaatagaaaaatatttttttaatttatttttaaaactttcagctTTTATAGATCTTTCTCAACTTtctaactttaaaaaattaagtttttttcacatttcccaAGTGATTTCAGATGTCTACAATGTTCTTTGTACTGACACTAAATTGCACTTTGAAgataaaaaccaaaacaacTGA is a window of Scleropages formosus chromosome 14, fSclFor1.1, whole genome shotgun sequence DNA encoding:
- the LOC108926851 gene encoding T-cell surface antigen CD2-like, translating into MRATILSVLLLCSTTFILGVTADAKCDVSGEVGDRVPIDLGYPYTKAEDELVWKRSTVTIIKQKKGKLVTGKEGDVEDNGSVVLHNVTMEQKGEYSAEVFNSGGKQVYSVTKNLCVREKVSKPGKPSFTCSGSSVKLTCDAQGTSSDIVWLKNNKETKKTGTALTLKLAEITAADEFSCSISNKIRSAQSDAVKVSCPGLTPERKLFGLDMYIMIAILAGGGGLFLILVGVLVFCCFRRYRQNKNRFRDEEELRLAAVTQQQQQQQKRQEQRHQEQDPYAHPHGQHRHQAPPRGHAPPCPHPQNGDGQTPAPPRSRGKPRSRPPPVPAEDGAEEQPPPRPRPRQSAPRHNR